One segment of Aquimarina sp. BL5 DNA contains the following:
- a CDS encoding GntR family transcriptional regulator: MSSLLQKIYDLQDINSLSKHEQIVNGIISAIDSGVLKVGDKLPSINEMVAEVGYARKTFVKAYTELKERGLVESKNLKGYYIISEETNVKLKVALILFAFHSFQEDFYNTFRKELGKKYHIDIFFHHNNLTLLKTVIDNISRKYGMYVIAPIQEKEVSSMMKQIPSDRLLIVDRYLKMPKDYSYISQEFEEVTYLKLVELTTQIKKYKRFVLFFKKYSDFPPGILHAFNRYISDYDINGEVVDSYEPNTLTKSTAYFSISDTQLWKVLKDARKMEYRIGSDIGILAHDDNIIKEIAFGGITTISTDFTYIAKKAAHFVKEGKPIQEIVPTYLRQRNSL; encoded by the coding sequence ATGTCATCGTTACTTCAGAAAATATACGACCTTCAGGATATAAATTCGCTATCGAAGCACGAGCAAATTGTTAATGGAATTATAAGTGCCATTGATTCCGGAGTTTTAAAAGTAGGAGACAAATTACCTTCTATTAATGAAATGGTCGCAGAAGTAGGATATGCCAGAAAAACTTTTGTAAAAGCATATACCGAATTAAAAGAACGCGGACTAGTAGAATCCAAAAATCTTAAAGGATATTATATCATTAGTGAAGAAACTAATGTAAAGTTAAAGGTCGCATTAATTTTATTTGCATTCCATAGTTTTCAGGAAGATTTTTACAATACTTTCAGAAAAGAACTTGGTAAAAAATACCATATTGATATTTTCTTTCACCACAATAACCTTACTTTACTTAAAACAGTAATAGATAATATATCACGTAAATATGGTATGTATGTTATAGCTCCAATTCAGGAAAAAGAAGTTTCATCAATGATGAAACAAATACCGTCTGACCGATTATTAATTGTAGACCGGTATTTAAAAATGCCAAAAGATTATTCCTATATTTCTCAAGAATTTGAGGAAGTAACATACCTAAAACTAGTGGAGCTTACTACCCAAATAAAAAAATACAAAAGGTTTGTGTTATTCTTTAAGAAATACTCTGATTTCCCTCCAGGAATTCTACATGCTTTTAATCGTTATATATCAGATTACGATATTAATGGCGAAGTAGTAGATAGTTATGAACCTAATACATTGACAAAAAGTACGGCATACTTTTCTATTAGTGACACGCAACTTTGGAAGGTTCTAAAAGATGCTCGAAAAATGGAATATCGAATTGGATCGGATATAGGCATTCTGGCCCATGATGATAATATTATAAAAGAGATTGCTTTTGGTGGTATAACGACAATTTCTACTGATTTCACATATATTGCAAAAAAAGCAGCTCATTTTGTTAAAGAAGGAAAACCTATTCAAGAAATTGTTCCTACTTATCTCCGACAACGTAATTCTCTATAG
- a CDS encoding NUDIX domain-containing protein, which translates to MNSYQEKDKFYVAVDCIIFGFEDGKLKLLVFNRKINPFKNSLSLIGSFVKIGESVSDASKRILKESTGLKNVYMKELKTYSSVDRDPGFRCVSIAQYALIRINENIKNTVKENQAAWFDIDTIPKLILDHNLMVSDALKRIEDVARYKPIGFELLPEKFTIPQLQALYEAIYRKSLDPRNFRKKILSFDVIIKLEEKDKSGSKKGAYLYKFDRVRYQKLQESGYNFEI; encoded by the coding sequence ATGAACTCGTACCAAGAAAAAGATAAATTTTATGTTGCCGTTGATTGTATCATTTTTGGGTTTGAAGACGGAAAACTAAAGTTATTAGTTTTTAATCGAAAAATAAATCCTTTCAAGAACTCATTATCTCTTATCGGAAGTTTTGTGAAAATCGGAGAAAGCGTTTCTGACGCCTCAAAAAGAATTCTAAAGGAATCTACTGGTCTTAAAAATGTATATATGAAAGAGCTAAAAACATATAGTTCTGTAGATAGAGACCCAGGATTCCGTTGTGTATCAATTGCTCAATATGCTTTAATACGTATTAATGAAAATATAAAAAATACAGTTAAAGAAAACCAAGCAGCATGGTTTGACATAGATACAATTCCCAAATTAATTCTAGATCATAATCTTATGGTATCCGATGCTCTAAAAAGAATTGAAGACGTTGCTAGATATAAACCTATTGGTTTCGAGCTTTTGCCAGAAAAATTTACCATACCCCAACTACAAGCATTGTACGAGGCTATTTACAGAAAATCATTAGACCCCAGAAATTTTCGAAAAAAAATACTTTCCTTTGATGTAATTATTAAGCTTGAAGAAAAAGACAAAAGTGGTTCTAAAAAAGGTGCCTATCTATATAAATTTGACCGTGTCAGATATCAAAAACTACAAGAATCTGGATATAATTTTGAAATCTAG
- the galK gene encoding galactokinase has protein sequence MAIHKSFVKGFKSELVVHSPGRINFIGEHTDYNNGFVLPTAIDKKIVFSFQKNDSEHECKIYSSSYDKMLDVNLSDLKPSKEEWENYILGVLSEISKISNGVKGFDCIIESQLPIGAGISSSAALECGLAYGLNELFNLNLSKIELVELSQRAEHNYVGTKCGIMDQFASVMSENEKVILLDCKSKHYRLIDAHFEPYKILLLNTNVSHNLASSEYNTRREECERVREIISKTYTKVKSLREVTKSMLDEYRDELTDVLYRRAYYVIEENDRVLQASELLEKKDIQGFGKLMYQSHRGLQHLYEVSCPELDFLVDFSEDYSQIIGSRMMGGGFGGCTINLIHADSVNDYIINVKEAYRKEFNIELTSFVTVPSQGTIIQANGTKH, from the coding sequence ATGGCAATACATAAGAGTTTTGTAAAAGGCTTTAAGTCAGAATTGGTTGTTCACTCTCCAGGAAGAATTAATTTTATTGGCGAGCATACTGATTATAACAATGGATTTGTCCTGCCAACTGCCATAGATAAAAAAATAGTATTCTCTTTTCAGAAAAATGACTCTGAGCACGAGTGTAAAATTTATAGTTCATCTTACGATAAAATGCTTGATGTAAATCTATCTGATCTGAAACCAAGTAAAGAAGAATGGGAGAATTATATATTAGGAGTACTTAGTGAAATCTCTAAAATTTCGAATGGTGTAAAAGGTTTTGATTGTATTATTGAGAGCCAATTACCAATTGGTGCTGGAATTAGTTCTTCTGCCGCTCTAGAATGCGGGTTAGCTTATGGTCTTAATGAACTATTTAATCTTAACCTCTCTAAAATAGAACTTGTTGAGCTTTCACAACGTGCAGAACATAACTATGTGGGAACTAAGTGCGGGATCATGGATCAGTTTGCATCAGTGATGAGTGAGAATGAGAAAGTAATTCTTCTGGATTGTAAATCAAAACATTATCGATTAATCGATGCTCATTTTGAACCTTATAAAATTTTATTACTTAATACTAACGTTTCACATAATCTAGCATCTAGTGAATATAATACTCGTAGAGAAGAATGTGAGAGGGTAAGAGAAATTATTTCTAAAACATATACCAAAGTCAAATCTCTGAGAGAAGTTACTAAAAGTATGTTAGATGAATATAGAGATGAGCTTACTGATGTTCTTTATAGGAGAGCATATTATGTAATTGAAGAAAATGATCGAGTGCTTCAGGCCTCAGAGTTACTAGAAAAAAAAGATATACAAGGTTTTGGAAAATTAATGTATCAGTCTCATAGAGGATTACAACATTTGTACGAGGTAAGTTGTCCTGAATTAGATTTTTTAGTAGATTTTTCTGAAGATTATAGTCAGATTATCGGTTCCAGAATGATGGGTGGTGGTTTTGGAGGATGCACTATTAATCTAATACATGCTGATAGTGTTAATGATTATATTATAAATGTCAAAGAAGCATATAGAAAAGAATTTAATATAGAGTTAACCTCTTTTGTAACTGTTCCGAGTCAGGGAACTATAATACAAGCTAATGGAACAAAACATTAA
- a CDS encoding UDP-glucose--hexose-1-phosphate uridylyltransferase, with translation MEQNINQNPHRRFNILTGEWVLVSPHRTKRPWQGKTEELSKISKVSYDEDCYLCPGNKRASGDINPNYQKPFSFINDFSALFSEVPNEKVEIGLLRAEAEIGICKVVCFSPNHGLTLPIMKVEEIASVIELWKHEFSVLGSMKDINYVQIFENKGAIMGCSNPHPHGQIWAQKSIPEEVKKKTIRQKEYWDTHKKPLLLTYLDQELEHKERILIENNHFVALVPYWAIWPYETMIIPKRNIQRIDQLTKEEVISYAEIIKQLTTKYDNIFKTSFPYSAGIHQAPTDGLNHEEWQMHMAFYPPLLRSSSIKKFMVGYEMFANPQRDVTAEQAAKTIKEQPIEHYSLQL, from the coding sequence ATGGAACAAAACATTAATCAAAACCCACATAGAAGATTTAATATTTTAACGGGAGAATGGGTCTTGGTATCACCTCATAGGACCAAAAGACCATGGCAAGGAAAAACAGAGGAACTTTCCAAGATTTCTAAAGTATCCTATGATGAAGATTGCTATCTATGTCCTGGAAATAAAAGAGCGAGTGGTGATATCAATCCCAATTATCAAAAACCATTTTCATTTATTAATGATTTTTCAGCATTATTTTCTGAGGTTCCTAATGAAAAGGTTGAGATAGGGTTACTTCGAGCAGAAGCAGAAATAGGTATATGTAAAGTAGTTTGTTTTTCACCTAATCACGGGTTGACACTCCCTATCATGAAAGTAGAGGAAATAGCATCAGTAATCGAACTATGGAAGCATGAATTTAGTGTTTTGGGAAGTATGAAGGACATAAATTACGTGCAAATATTTGAGAATAAAGGAGCAATTATGGGGTGTAGTAACCCACATCCTCACGGACAAATATGGGCTCAAAAATCGATACCAGAAGAGGTTAAAAAGAAAACAATACGGCAGAAAGAATATTGGGATACACATAAAAAACCACTTTTGTTGACGTATTTAGATCAAGAGTTAGAGCACAAAGAAAGAATTTTAATAGAAAATAATCATTTTGTAGCATTGGTTCCATATTGGGCAATCTGGCCCTATGAAACAATGATTATACCCAAAAGAAATATTCAGCGTATAGATCAATTAACTAAAGAAGAGGTGATTAGTTATGCGGAGATTATAAAACAATTAACTACAAAATATGATAATATTTTTAAAACCTCATTTCCTTATTCCGCGGGAATACATCAGGCTCCAACAGATGGTTTAAACCACGAGGAGTGGCAAATGCATATGGCATTCTATCCTCCATTACTTAGATCATCGAGTATAAAAAAGTTTATGGTAGGGTATGAAATGTTTGCAAATCCTCAGCGTGATGTTACTGCAGAACAAGCCGCTAAGACAATTAAAGAGCAGCCAATAGAACATTACTCTTTACAGTTATAG
- a CDS encoding GAF domain-containing protein, with product MLFEKLKPKVVDILKNEDNPVTDRLHQICQLLNDTIEYYDWVGFYFKNGNKEELKLRTYVGEETDHTIIPFGKGICGQVAVSNENFIVPDVQAQDNYIACSFTVKSEIVIPLFKDGENIGQIDIDSETPDPFTEKDERFLEFVNQEVAKIL from the coding sequence ATGCTATTTGAAAAATTAAAACCCAAGGTTGTTGACATACTTAAAAATGAAGACAATCCTGTTACTGATAGATTACATCAAATTTGTCAATTGCTTAATGATACTATTGAATACTACGATTGGGTTGGTTTTTATTTCAAAAATGGTAATAAAGAAGAGCTAAAACTAAGAACATACGTTGGTGAGGAAACTGATCATACTATCATACCATTTGGAAAAGGGATTTGCGGTCAGGTTGCAGTTTCTAATGAGAACTTCATAGTCCCTGATGTTCAGGCTCAGGACAATTATATCGCTTGTAGTTTTACTGTAAAATCCGAAATTGTTATTCCGCTGTTTAAAGATGGAGAGAACATCGGACAAATAGATATTGATTCTGAAACTCCTGATCCATTTACAGAAAAAGATGAAAGGTTTCTGGAATTTGTAAACCAAGAGGTTGCTAAGATTTTATAG